The genomic window TAGATGGTCCCGCTGGTTCTGGGAAGAGCACGGTGGCCAAGATGCTGGCTCGGGCTCTTGGGCTTCCTCATCTGGATACCGGCGCCATCTACAGGGCTGTGGCTTTGTACATGCGTCAGCGGGGCATACCCCCGGAGGACAGCGATGAACTTCGCAGAGCCTTGGAGGGTGTGGCAGTGGAGATGCGGGAGGGCAGGGTGCTCCTTTGTGGATGCGATGTCACGGAGGAGATAAGAGCCCCTGAGGTTGACTCGGTGGTGTCAAGCTATGCTGCCATCCCCTCGGTTAGGCGTGCTCTTCTTGGTTTCCAGAGGGATCAGGCTAGGTGTGGTGTGGTTGCAGAGGGGCGGGATATGGGGTCGGTCGTGTTCCCCGATGCGGATGTGAAGATATTTTTGACCGCCTCTCCGGAGGAAAGGGCCAGGAGGAGGCATCTGCAAAGGCTATCCTCTGGGGTTGAATCCGACTATGATGAGGTCCTAAGGCAAGTGA from Thermanaerothrix sp. includes these protein-coding regions:
- the cmk gene encoding (d)CMP kinase codes for the protein MNRRGPVVVLDGPAGSGKSTVAKMLARALGLPHLDTGAIYRAVALYMRQRGIPPEDSDELRRALEGVAVEMREGRVLLCGCDVTEEIRAPEVDSVVSSYAAIPSVRRALLGFQRDQARCGVVAEGRDMGSVVFPDADVKIFLTASPEERARRRHLQRLSSGVESDYDEVLRQVMERDRLDTQRECSPLQMDPGAFLLDTTGLSLEQVVEVLEKEVRLRLGERA